A single genomic interval of Pseudomonadales bacterium harbors:
- a CDS encoding septum formation initiator family protein codes for MIRWKWVSAGLALLLLALQAALWVGQGSVAEVVALQRQIDTYRQGNTALRERNQRLEVEVQEFKSGLDSVEEMAREELGMVREGETFYLLVKP; via the coding sequence ATGATCCGGTGGAAGTGGGTCAGTGCCGGGCTCGCGTTGCTGCTGCTTGCGTTGCAGGCAGCGCTGTGGGTCGGGCAGGGCAGCGTGGCTGAGGTGGTCGCGCTGCAACGGCAGATCGACACGTATCGACAGGGGAATACGGCGCTGCGCGAGCGTAACCAGCGTCTCGAGGTCGAGGTGCAGGAATTCAAGAGCGGTCTCGACAGCGTCGAGGAGATGGCTCGCGAGGAGCTCGGCATGGTGCGCGAAGGTGAAACCTTTTATCTGCTGGTCAAGCCTTGA
- a CDS encoding 2-C-methyl-D-erythritol 4-phosphate cytidylyltransferase encodes MPGSESEGTHLQGSVWVAVPAAGSGARMGGATPKQYLPLAGKPLAVHTLTALLAVKGIREIVVAIAPADSHWSKLPAPIRLRVRVVDGGPTRAVSVLNALRGFSVTPDPDDWVLVHDMARPCVRPERIVAMVRELACDAVGGLLAVPLVDTLKRADEAQRVTATLGREALWRAQTPQMFRFGLLQRALDEAIGAGVEATDEAMAIERLGLRPRLLLGSEDNIKVTCPEDVLLAEFHLNRYGAQR; translated from the coding sequence ATGCCGGGCAGCGAGAGCGAGGGCACGCATTTGCAGGGCTCCGTATGGGTCGCGGTTCCGGCGGCCGGCAGCGGCGCGCGCATGGGTGGAGCGACTCCCAAGCAGTACCTCCCGCTGGCCGGCAAGCCGCTGGCTGTGCACACGCTCACGGCGCTGCTCGCGGTGAAGGGCATTCGCGAGATAGTGGTCGCCATTGCACCCGCTGATTCACACTGGAGCAAGCTGCCGGCACCGATTCGCTTGCGCGTGCGTGTCGTCGACGGTGGTCCGACACGGGCCGTTTCGGTGCTGAATGCCCTGCGTGGCTTCTCGGTCACACCCGATCCCGACGACTGGGTCCTGGTGCACGACATGGCGCGGCCCTGCGTGCGCCCGGAGCGAATCGTGGCGATGGTGCGCGAGCTGGCTTGCGATGCGGTGGGTGGCCTGCTGGCAGTGCCGTTGGTCGATACGCTGAAACGTGCCGATGAGGCGCAGCGCGTGACGGCTACGTTGGGCCGCGAGGCATTGTGGCGTGCGCAGACACCCCAGATGTTCCGATTCGGCCTGCTCCAGCGCGCGCTTGACGAGGCAATCGGCGCTGGAGTCGAAGCTACCGACGAAGCAATGGCGATCGAGCGACTGGGTTTGCGTCCGCGGTTGCTGCTCGGCAGCGAGGACAACATCAAGGTCACGTGTCCCGAAGACGTGTTGCTTGCCGAATTCCACCTGAACCGTTACGGGGCGCAGCGATGA
- the ispF gene encoding 2-C-methyl-D-erythritol 2,4-cyclodiphosphate synthase yields MRIGHGYDVHRFGEGDSVILCGVRIPHTHGLVAHSDGDVALHALCDALLGAIAAGDIGRHFPDSDPRFRGADSRGLLRACMAMVSAAGYRLGNADVTIIAERPRLAAHIVAMRANVAADLDALDADVNVKATTSESVGFVGRHEGIAAHAVVLLVTAARDAAG; encoded by the coding sequence ATGAGAATCGGTCACGGATACGACGTGCATCGCTTCGGCGAAGGTGACTCGGTGATCCTCTGTGGTGTACGGATCCCGCACACGCACGGACTCGTTGCCCACTCGGATGGCGATGTCGCGCTGCACGCGCTGTGCGATGCCCTGCTTGGTGCGATCGCAGCCGGCGACATCGGTCGACACTTCCCCGATTCCGACCCGCGCTTTCGCGGCGCTGACAGTCGGGGTTTGCTGCGTGCCTGCATGGCCATGGTGAGTGCGGCCGGCTATCGGCTCGGCAATGCCGATGTCACGATCATCGCAGAACGCCCGCGATTGGCTGCGCACATCGTGGCGATGCGAGCCAATGTCGCAGCGGACCTGGATGCACTCGACGCCGATGTGAACGTGAAGGCGACCACGAGCGAGAGCGTGGGGTTCGTCGGGAGGCACGAAGGCATCGCCGCACACGCAGTGGTGCTGCTGGTCACGGCAGCCAGGGACGCGGCCGGATGA
- the kdsA gene encoding 3-deoxy-8-phosphooctulonate synthase — protein MSETVARTVRVAALEVANDRPFVLFGGMNVLESRELALQVADAFVRLCARRGIPYVFKASYDKANRSSIASFRGPGLEEGLRIFEDVKRTFGVPVITDVHEPWQATAVAEVCDVIQLPAFLSRQTDLVVAMARTGRPINIKKAQFLAPHEMGHIVRKCEEAGNTQLMLCERGSCFGYNNLVVDMLGFGIMKHFGCPVIFDVTHALQMPGARADSAGGRRQQVVELARAGMSQGLAGLFLEAHPDPDRALCDGPCALPLDRLDGFLAQMQAIDELVKRMPALEIR, from the coding sequence ATGTCTGAGACGGTCGCCAGGACGGTGCGCGTCGCCGCGCTGGAGGTTGCCAATGACCGGCCATTCGTGCTGTTCGGTGGCATGAACGTGCTCGAATCGCGTGAGCTCGCGCTGCAGGTCGCTGACGCGTTTGTACGGCTCTGTGCGCGCCGTGGCATCCCCTATGTTTTCAAGGCCTCGTACGACAAGGCCAATCGCTCGTCGATTGCCTCGTTTCGTGGCCCGGGTCTCGAAGAAGGCTTGAGGATCTTCGAGGACGTGAAGCGCACGTTCGGCGTACCGGTGATCACCGATGTGCACGAGCCGTGGCAGGCCACGGCGGTTGCCGAGGTCTGCGACGTGATCCAGTTGCCGGCATTCCTCTCGCGCCAGACCGATCTCGTGGTTGCGATGGCGCGCACCGGTCGTCCGATCAACATCAAGAAGGCACAGTTCCTGGCACCGCACGAAATGGGACACATCGTGCGCAAGTGCGAAGAGGCAGGCAACACACAGTTGATGCTGTGCGAGCGCGGAAGCTGCTTCGGTTACAACAATCTCGTGGTCGACATGCTGGGCTTCGGCATCATGAAGCACTTCGGGTGCCCGGTGATCTTCGACGTCACGCATGCGCTGCAGATGCCGGGGGCGCGTGCGGATTCAGCCGGCGGCCGCCGCCAGCAGGTGGTGGAACTTGCACGCGCCGGCATGTCGCAGGGGCTCGCCGGGCTGTTTCTCGAGGCGCATCCCGATCCGGATCGCGCGCTCTGCGACGGCCCCTGCGCGCTGCCGCTGGATCGCCTTGACGGTTTTCTCGCCCAGATGCAGGCGATCGACGAACTCGTGAAGCGGATGCCCGCACTGGAGATCCGCTGA
- a CDS encoding peptidoglycan DD-metalloendopeptidase family protein, with protein MSRSNAYIVILVAGVLLALVGCASRPYYSDIPEPEVPEPGARAAVVQPQTNVYTVKSGDTLHSIAFAAGTDWSRLARLNGISAPYTIYPGQRLRLSTSRKPLTLGMDSDRPAAPAAAATPRVQPSTGASGPSTQAQSTPAPVSAPLPAASGKPGSWLWPGAGRVLQGFANGAQPHKGIDIGGNTGDPVVAARSGTVVYAGSGIRGYGNLLIIKHDAHWLSAYAHSSRLLVAEGDSVRAGQRIAEMGDSGTDRPKLHFEVRRQGNPIDPLQVLPGR; from the coding sequence ATGAGTCGATCGAACGCATACATCGTCATCCTTGTCGCCGGGGTACTGTTGGCCCTGGTAGGTTGTGCGAGCCGCCCGTACTACTCGGATATCCCGGAACCGGAAGTGCCGGAACCCGGAGCGCGCGCCGCCGTGGTGCAGCCACAAACCAACGTTTACACGGTGAAGTCGGGCGATACCCTGCATTCGATCGCATTTGCAGCCGGTACCGACTGGTCGAGGCTGGCGCGTCTGAACGGCATTTCCGCGCCGTACACGATCTATCCGGGACAGCGTCTGCGGTTGAGCACCTCGCGCAAGCCGCTGACTCTGGGTATGGATTCCGACCGTCCGGCGGCGCCTGCCGCTGCGGCGACACCTCGTGTACAGCCGTCGACGGGAGCATCGGGCCCGTCGACACAGGCGCAATCGACGCCGGCACCGGTAAGCGCGCCGCTGCCGGCAGCCAGCGGCAAACCCGGGAGCTGGCTCTGGCCCGGAGCAGGCAGGGTGCTGCAGGGGTTTGCGAACGGAGCGCAGCCGCACAAGGGGATCGACATCGGCGGCAACACCGGCGACCCGGTTGTGGCCGCGCGCAGCGGTACCGTGGTGTATGCGGGCAGCGGTATACGCGGCTACGGCAACCTGCTGATCATCAAGCACGACGCGCATTGGCTGAGTGCCTATGCACACAGCAGCAGGCTGCTCGTTGCCGAAGGGGATTCGGTGCGGGCAGGACAACGGATCGCCGAGATGGGAGACAGCGGAACGGATCGGCCCAAGCTGCACTTCGAGGTGCGCAGGCAGGGCAATCCGATCGATCCGTTGCAAGTGCTGCCCGGACGGTGA
- a CDS encoding protein-L-isoaspartate(D-aspartate) O-methyltransferase produces the protein MKHDGIGMTSQRTRARMIERLFEQGISDIRVLEVLRTTPRHLFVDEALAHRAYEDAALPIGFNQTLSQPYVVARMTELLLAGGRLGNVLEIGTGSGYQTVVLAQLVDAVCSVERIRALQERARIRLRELKLYNVALRHGDGFAGWPSRAPFDGILTTAAPRAIPVQLVEQLRVGGRMVIPIGDERVQHLTVVTRTEDGHESREIEPVRFVPLLGGTVR, from the coding sequence ATGAAGCACGATGGCATCGGAATGACCTCGCAGCGCACGCGCGCGCGGATGATCGAACGGCTGTTCGAGCAGGGGATCAGCGATATCCGGGTGCTCGAAGTCCTGCGTACCACGCCACGCCATCTGTTCGTCGACGAGGCGCTGGCGCATCGTGCGTACGAGGACGCCGCACTGCCGATCGGCTTCAACCAGACCTTGTCGCAGCCTTATGTCGTTGCACGCATGACCGAACTGCTGCTTGCGGGCGGGCGTCTGGGCAATGTGCTCGAAATCGGCACCGGATCCGGTTATCAGACGGTGGTACTCGCGCAGTTGGTGGATGCCGTGTGTTCGGTGGAGCGTATCCGTGCACTGCAGGAGCGCGCGCGGATCCGGCTGCGTGAGCTGAAGCTCTACAACGTGGCATTGCGCCACGGAGATGGCTTTGCTGGCTGGCCTTCGCGCGCACCGTTCGACGGCATTCTGACCACTGCCGCGCCGCGCGCCATTCCCGTCCAGTTGGTCGAGCAACTGCGGGTCGGCGGCCGGATGGTGATCCCTATTGGTGACGAGCGCGTGCAGCATCTGACCGTGGTCACCCGTACCGAGGATGGGCACGAGAGTCGCGAAATCGAACCAGTGCGTTTCGTGCCATTGCTTGGCGGAACGGTCCGCTGA
- the rpoS gene encoding RNA polymerase sigma factor RpoS: MAMEAGVRFEDEAPGAAETGFEAEFASDIEGLEQVEADDRDEEFIAARREEAGTQRTLDATQLYLSEIGFSPLLTAEEERYYARLALRGDAAGRKRMIESNLRLVVKISRRYLNRGLSLLDLIEEGNLGLIRAVEKFDPERGFRFSTYATWWIRQTIERAIMNQTRTIRLPIHVVKELNVYLRAARELTQRLDHEPSAEEIAELVDKPVEDVKRMLGLNERVTSVDVPLGPDSDRSLLDTIADQQVSDPAELLQEEDMRESIAAWLEELNEKQREVIARRFGLGGYESATLEDVGRAIGLTRERVRQIQVEALRRLREILERQGLTGEAVFG, from the coding sequence ATGGCAATGGAAGCAGGCGTACGGTTCGAGGATGAGGCGCCGGGAGCGGCGGAAACTGGATTCGAGGCCGAGTTCGCAAGCGACATCGAGGGCTTGGAGCAGGTCGAGGCCGACGATCGTGATGAGGAGTTCATCGCCGCCCGGCGGGAGGAGGCCGGTACGCAGCGCACGCTGGATGCCACCCAGTTGTATCTGAGCGAGATCGGCTTCTCGCCGCTGCTTACCGCTGAGGAAGAGCGTTACTACGCACGCCTTGCGCTGCGTGGAGACGCGGCAGGGCGCAAGCGCATGATCGAGAGCAACCTGCGCCTGGTCGTGAAGATTTCGCGACGCTACCTGAATCGCGGCCTGTCGCTGCTCGACCTGATCGAGGAGGGCAACCTGGGCCTGATCCGCGCAGTCGAGAAGTTCGACCCCGAGCGTGGCTTCCGTTTTTCGACCTACGCGACCTGGTGGATCCGTCAGACCATCGAACGCGCGATCATGAATCAGACGCGTACGATCCGGTTGCCGATTCACGTGGTCAAGGAACTGAATGTCTACCTGCGTGCCGCACGCGAACTCACGCAACGCCTCGATCATGAGCCGTCGGCGGAGGAGATTGCCGAACTGGTCGACAAGCCGGTAGAGGACGTCAAGCGCATGCTCGGACTGAACGAGCGCGTGACTTCGGTCGACGTCCCGCTTGGTCCGGACTCGGACCGTTCGCTGCTGGATACGATCGCCGACCAACAGGTATCGGACCCGGCTGAACTGCTGCAGGAAGAAGACATGCGCGAGAGCATTGCAGCATGGCTCGAAGAGCTGAACGAGAAGCAGCGCGAGGTGATCGCACGGCGTTTCGGGCTCGGTGGCTACGAGAGCGCGACGCTGGAGGACGTGGGGCGTGCGATCGGTCTGACGCGCGAGCGGGTGCGCCAGATCCAGGTGGAGGCGTTGCGGCGCTTGCGTGAAATCCTCGAGAGACAGGGGTTGACCGGCGAGGCAGTCTTCGGCTGA
- a CDS encoding ferredoxin family protein, whose product MTFVVGDNCINCKHTDCVEVCPVDCFYEGPNFLVIHPDECIDCALCEPECPVDAIFSEDELPDDQQAYLEINAELAQVWPNITEKKNEMTDAEQWNGVPNKLQYLVR is encoded by the coding sequence ATGACTTTCGTCGTTGGAGACAATTGCATCAATTGTAAGCACACCGACTGCGTTGAAGTGTGCCCGGTGGACTGCTTCTACGAAGGACCGAACTTCCTCGTGATCCACCCCGACGAATGCATCGACTGTGCGCTGTGCGAGCCGGAATGTCCGGTCGATGCGATTTTCTCCGAGGACGAACTGCCCGATGACCAGCAGGCGTACCTTGAAATCAACGCGGAACTCGCTCAGGTGTGGCCGAACATCACGGAAAAGAAGAATGAGATGACCGACGCCGAACAGTGGAATGGCGTCCCGAACAAGCTGCAATACCTGGTGCGCTGA
- the eno gene encoding phosphopyruvate hydratase, with product MSAISEVKAIEVLDSRGNPTVEASVRLAGGAVGAACAPSGASTGSREALELRDGDAARYNGKGVLKAVAAVNGEIAALLRGRDAIDQRGVDRAMIEADGTENKSHLGANAILAVSLAVAKAAAVARGLPLYAHIAELNGTAGQYSMPLPMMNIINGGEHADNNVDIQEFMIQPVGAPSFAEALRCGAEIFHALKKVLHERGLGTAVGDEGGFAPNLPSNEAALEAILSATAKAGYRIGEDVTLALDCAASEFYRDGRYVLAGEGKSFDAAGFAAYLDELARRYPILSIEDGMDESDWDGWAELTRRAGQRLQLVGDDLFVTNTKILATGIERGIANSILIKFNQIGSLSETLDAIAMARRAGYTAVISHRSGETEDTTIADLAVGTAAGQIKTGSLCRSDRVAKYNRLLRIETELGARAPYRGRAELRRG from the coding sequence ATGTCTGCGATCAGTGAAGTGAAGGCCATCGAAGTACTGGATTCGCGCGGCAATCCGACCGTCGAGGCGAGTGTGCGGCTCGCCGGCGGGGCAGTGGGCGCGGCCTGCGCGCCTTCCGGCGCATCCACCGGTTCGCGCGAAGCGCTGGAACTGCGCGACGGAGATGCTGCACGCTACAACGGCAAGGGCGTGCTGAAGGCAGTGGCAGCGGTCAACGGTGAAATTGCCGCGCTGCTGCGCGGGCGCGACGCCATCGATCAACGCGGAGTCGACCGTGCGATGATCGAGGCCGATGGCACCGAAAACAAGTCACACCTCGGCGCCAACGCAATCCTCGCAGTGTCGCTCGCGGTGGCCAAGGCGGCGGCCGTTGCGCGCGGCCTGCCACTCTATGCGCATATCGCGGAACTGAACGGCACCGCTGGCCAGTACTCGATGCCACTGCCGATGATGAACATCATCAACGGTGGCGAGCATGCGGACAACAACGTCGATATTCAGGAGTTCATGATCCAGCCGGTCGGTGCGCCGAGCTTTGCTGAGGCGCTGCGTTGTGGGGCAGAGATCTTCCATGCGCTGAAAAAGGTGCTGCACGAACGGGGTCTGGGAACTGCGGTCGGCGACGAGGGTGGCTTCGCACCGAACCTGCCATCGAACGAGGCCGCGCTGGAAGCGATCCTCAGTGCGACTGCGAAGGCAGGCTATCGCATCGGCGAGGACGTGACGCTGGCACTCGACTGTGCTGCATCCGAGTTCTACCGTGACGGGCGCTATGTGCTCGCTGGCGAGGGCAAGAGTTTCGACGCAGCCGGGTTTGCAGCGTATCTCGACGAGCTGGCACGCCGTTACCCGATCCTGTCGATCGAGGATGGGATGGACGAGAGCGATTGGGACGGCTGGGCCGAATTGACCCGCCGTGCGGGGCAGCGCCTGCAACTGGTCGGCGATGACCTGTTCGTGACCAATACGAAGATACTTGCTACCGGCATCGAGCGTGGAATCGCTAACTCGATCCTGATCAAGTTCAACCAGATCGGCAGTCTCAGCGAGACGCTGGATGCGATCGCAATGGCGCGCCGGGCCGGCTACACTGCGGTGATCTCGCACCGCTCCGGAGAGACCGAGGACACGACGATCGCGGATCTTGCAGTCGGTACCGCTGCAGGCCAGATCAAGACCGGCTCGTTGTGCCGCTCCGACCGCGTGGCGAAGTACAACCGGCTGTTGCGCATCGAGACCGAGCTTGGGGCACGTGCGCCGTACCGTGGTCGAGCCGAGCTTCGGCGCGGCTGA